The following coding sequences lie in one Brevibacterium marinum genomic window:
- a CDS encoding M28 family peptidase: protein MKSSTRTWLAITAATGMVLGGISPAVAAGNAGPSEHTDMGVTGDAVMEHLQSISDISTSHADEGFRALGTPGYEEAVEYVEATLEDTGAFDVERQAFEVDDQTFGDVAVSVDGQDLEVTPASYTEGTDEPLTELPLALPVDDDYSDLAGGQLGCAAGDFDDSAEGAVVLVARGSCAFGEKTQAATDAGAAAVILYNNDTSAPDEALSATLGERIADGAPTVGVSYNAGNELLTKVEGAAEDEPLLADFTLETEYTTSTTWNVIAETKAGDHDNVQMFGAHLDGVPEGPGVNDNGSGSAALLASAEALAKQPTEADNAIRFGWWGAEEVGLVGSTRYVESLGESELSKVKSYMNFDMIGSDNYIVGTLDSDGSDVPIPDGVNVPEGSAELEEVFTDYFADIDQPNVGTSFSGRSDYQAFIDNGIPSSGLFSGADGTKTQEEADLFGGTVGEKHDTNYHQATDTIDNVNKESVDIFAPAIGYAVHTLAYDLSEAPAPTDPPTTPPTEPPTETPTETPTDDPTEAPDERSLSIDPTTIDQSDFVGERGVQVTAAGCTPDTAATMTVDPQNGKIERFEQTATADAGSVATFGVRGLDESKAATYVGTYEVTVDCDGGDPLSGSFEVLAADSDGPGAGGGGGDLPRTGNEAMPLVISAGALIVLGVAMTMGARRRRD, encoded by the coding sequence ATGAAATCAAGCACCAGAACATGGCTGGCGATCACCGCCGCCACCGGCATGGTCCTCGGCGGGATCAGCCCGGCGGTGGCGGCCGGGAACGCAGGACCGAGCGAACACACCGATATGGGCGTCACAGGAGACGCCGTGATGGAGCATCTGCAGTCGATCTCGGACATATCGACGTCTCACGCCGACGAGGGATTCCGGGCGTTGGGCACTCCAGGCTACGAAGAAGCCGTCGAATACGTCGAAGCGACCCTCGAGGACACTGGTGCCTTCGACGTCGAACGGCAGGCCTTCGAGGTCGACGACCAGACGTTCGGCGACGTCGCCGTCAGCGTTGACGGACAGGATCTCGAGGTCACTCCCGCCAGCTACACCGAAGGCACCGACGAACCGCTCACGGAGCTGCCCTTGGCGCTGCCGGTCGATGACGACTACAGCGACTTGGCCGGAGGGCAGCTCGGCTGCGCGGCCGGCGACTTCGACGACAGCGCCGAGGGTGCCGTCGTCCTCGTCGCCCGCGGGTCCTGCGCCTTCGGCGAGAAGACGCAGGCGGCCACGGACGCCGGCGCCGCAGCGGTCATTCTCTACAACAACGACACCTCCGCACCCGATGAGGCGCTCAGCGCCACCCTCGGCGAGCGCATCGCCGATGGCGCACCCACCGTCGGCGTCAGCTACAACGCCGGCAACGAGCTGCTGACCAAGGTCGAAGGGGCCGCCGAGGACGAGCCGCTGCTGGCGGACTTCACCCTCGAGACCGAATACACCACCTCGACGACCTGGAACGTCATCGCCGAGACGAAGGCGGGCGACCACGACAACGTTCAGATGTTCGGCGCCCACCTCGACGGTGTCCCCGAAGGGCCGGGAGTCAACGACAACGGTTCCGGCTCAGCCGCACTGCTGGCCAGCGCAGAGGCCCTGGCGAAGCAGCCGACGGAGGCCGACAACGCCATCCGCTTCGGCTGGTGGGGTGCTGAAGAGGTCGGCCTCGTCGGGTCGACCCGCTACGTGGAGTCCCTCGGTGAGTCAGAGCTCTCGAAGGTCAAGTCGTACATGAACTTCGACATGATCGGATCCGACAACTACATCGTCGGCACGCTCGACTCCGACGGCTCCGATGTGCCGATCCCCGATGGGGTCAACGTGCCCGAGGGCTCGGCGGAGCTCGAGGAGGTCTTCACCGACTACTTCGCCGATATCGATCAGCCCAACGTCGGAACGAGTTTCTCGGGCCGCTCGGACTACCAGGCCTTCATTGACAACGGCATTCCCTCCAGCGGGCTGTTCTCCGGTGCAGACGGCACGAAGACGCAGGAGGAAGCGGATCTGTTCGGCGGGACCGTCGGGGAGAAGCACGACACGAACTACCATCAGGCCACGGACACGATCGACAACGTCAACAAGGAGTCCGTCGACATCTTCGCCCCGGCCATCGGCTATGCGGTGCACACGCTCGCCTACGATCTGAGCGAGGCACCCGCCCCGACCGATCCGCCGACCACGCCACCGACGGAGCCTCCCACGGAAACGCCCACCGAGACGCCCACGGATGATCCGACCGAGGCGCCGGACGAGCGGAGCCTGAGCATCGATCCGACCACGATCGATCAGAGCGACTTCGTCGGTGAGCGGGGCGTACAGGTGACTGCCGCCGGCTGCACCCCGGACACCGCCGCCACGATGACGGTGGATCCGCAGAATGGAAAGATCGAGAGATTCGAGCAGACCGCGACGGCTGATGCCGGTTCTGTGGCCACATTCGGCGTGCGCGGACTCGACGAGTCCAAAGCCGCAACCTATGTGGGCACGTACGAGGTCACGGTCGACTGTGACGGAGGTGACCCGCTGTCCGGTTCGTTCGAGGTCCTGGCGGCCGACAGCGACGGTCCGGGCGCAGGTGGCGGCGGGGGAGACCTGCCGCGCACAGGCAACGAGGCCATGCCTCTGGTGATCTCGGCCGGAGCGCTCATCGTGCTCGGCGTGGCCATGACCATGGGGGCTCGCCGCCGCAGGGACTGA
- a CDS encoding arsenic resistance protein yields the protein MKTAVQWWDRFQVLLYLVAIAVGAVIGSAFPNIAPGLEASIEPVLVLLLFATFLGVPLIEVGRAVRDVRFLGTVLIVNFIGVPLVVWGLSRFVADDRGLLVGVLLVLLTPCIDYVIVFTGLAGGASGKLLAATPLLMLAQILLLPVYLFLFAGEDALSVIDIAPFAEAFLTLIVVPLIAAAVVQALARRHTFGHAVEEVMDAAMVPLMMATLAVVVGSQIAAVGSQVGTLVRVLPVYVVFAAIMVAVGRFAGVLAHLDAASTRAVMFSVATRNSLVVLPLALALPNSLSIAPLAVVAQTLVELIVMVILVRLAPLIARGPSPANTDSIES from the coding sequence ATGAAGACGGCGGTGCAGTGGTGGGACAGGTTCCAGGTGCTTCTCTACCTGGTCGCCATCGCAGTCGGCGCAGTGATCGGATCGGCATTCCCGAACATCGCTCCCGGTCTCGAGGCTTCGATCGAACCGGTGCTCGTGCTTCTGCTGTTCGCGACATTCCTCGGCGTGCCCCTGATCGAAGTCGGTCGGGCCGTTCGCGATGTGCGCTTCCTGGGCACCGTCCTGATCGTGAACTTCATCGGCGTGCCCCTGGTGGTGTGGGGTCTGTCGCGATTCGTCGCCGATGACCGGGGGCTGCTCGTCGGCGTCCTGCTCGTGCTGCTCACCCCGTGCATCGACTACGTCATCGTCTTCACCGGCCTGGCCGGCGGGGCGAGCGGCAAGCTGCTGGCCGCCACTCCCCTGCTGATGCTGGCCCAGATCCTGTTGCTGCCCGTCTACCTGTTCCTCTTCGCCGGCGAGGACGCGCTCTCGGTCATCGACATCGCCCCGTTCGCCGAGGCGTTCCTGACGTTGATCGTCGTCCCCCTCATCGCGGCCGCAGTCGTTCAGGCCCTCGCCCGACGACACACGTTCGGCCACGCCGTCGAGGAGGTGATGGACGCCGCGATGGTCCCACTGATGATGGCGACCTTGGCCGTCGTCGTCGGTTCGCAGATCGCCGCGGTCGGTTCGCAGGTCGGCACGCTCGTGCGGGTGCTGCCTGTCTATGTCGTGTTCGCGGCGATCATGGTCGCTGTGGGACGGTTCGCAGGTGTGCTTGCCCATCTGGATGCGGCTTCCACGCGTGCCGTGATGTTCTCGGTCGCGACGCGGAACTCTCTGGTCGTGCTTCCGCTGGCTCTGGCTTTGCCGAACTCATTGTCGATCGCACCGCTGGCCGTGGTCGCCCAGACTCTCGTCGAGCTGATCGTCATGGTGATCCTCGTGCGACTGGCCCCTCTCATCGCCCGAGGTCCGAGTCCGGCGAACACCGACAGCATCGAGTCCTGA
- a CDS encoding DUF3817 domain-containing protein, with protein MTPKRFFQIFAFAETITWTLLIIGMILKYVTQTTEIGVRIGGGIHGFIFICFVIAVIGVGTSQMWSKKRIATGLASAIIPYATIPFEVSVVKAGVLEGDWGLGANGRTPRNWFEKLTSWAIRSPWLAIAVGIVVVIAIFSGLLLAGPPGDWGK; from the coding sequence GTGACCCCCAAACGCTTTTTCCAGATCTTCGCATTTGCGGAGACCATCACGTGGACCCTGCTCATCATCGGCATGATCTTGAAGTACGTCACCCAGACGACCGAGATCGGCGTGCGCATCGGCGGCGGCATCCACGGGTTCATCTTCATCTGCTTCGTCATCGCCGTCATCGGCGTCGGAACCTCGCAGATGTGGAGCAAGAAACGCATCGCCACGGGACTGGCCTCTGCGATCATTCCCTACGCCACGATCCCCTTCGAGGTCTCCGTGGTCAAGGCCGGGGTGCTTGAGGGCGACTGGGGCCTGGGTGCGAACGGGCGGACCCCGAGGAACTGGTTCGAGAAGCTGACCTCCTGGGCGATCCGCTCGCCTTGGTTGGCCATTGCCGTGGGAATCGTCGTGGTCATCGCCATCTTCAGCGGACTGCTGCTCGCCGGCCCTCCCGGCGACTGGGGCAAGTGA
- a CDS encoding SPFH domain-containing protein: protein MDFIVGAVVVGVIVIIALIAFFVIMRSIKIASPSEALIITGRNASSSGGTGRIIIGGRSVVYPIVQKAFILSLSSRQIAVAIDGISMNGIALRLHGVAQVKVGGTEEDVRKAAQRFLDQQDQIEPYSTEILSGTLRAVVGTLTVEQIIQDRASFAAQVQEESAHSMNNQGLVIDTFQISAVEDDGSYLKDWGRPQAAEVAKNAAIAEANASRASSVEEAQQNESTQKQQALTDQAIAEQQQQLALRRAGLKEEADQRQATADNAGPLATAAEKQKLLERDRVVAKEAAELRAEQLDAEVRRPADAERYRQQAAADAHAYEIEAQGRAEAAAELHRRSKDAEAVRLEGEAQADSIRARGEAEAEALQAQAEAYKKFNDAAVLSKVLEALPNIAGELVAPYANIKDLSIVSTDGESKLANSMSNNLAQVLEVVRGTTGIDLGNLVDKAQAQGGAKNFGGPGDFAGSDDGTGAGSETASESADVDDDQVVEGQISERSGSADHDGHPRRGSRSGRGAASSDLKDPNAWSPENFDPTTYFDENGDLDLTHIGDDVKKATGIDVQSYIADALRRRDGGDGGADGPDSPGSGGTGSDGTDGPKNGGSDKK, encoded by the coding sequence GTGGATTTCATCGTGGGCGCCGTAGTCGTCGGCGTCATAGTCATCATCGCCCTGATCGCGTTCTTCGTGATCATGCGCTCGATCAAGATCGCCTCCCCGTCCGAGGCACTCATCATCACCGGCAGGAACGCCAGCAGCTCGGGTGGCACCGGTCGTATCATCATCGGGGGGCGCTCGGTCGTCTATCCGATCGTCCAGAAGGCCTTCATCCTCTCGCTGTCATCGCGGCAGATCGCCGTGGCCATCGACGGCATCTCGATGAACGGCATCGCGCTGCGCCTGCACGGCGTGGCACAGGTCAAGGTCGGCGGCACCGAGGAGGACGTGCGCAAGGCCGCCCAGCGCTTCCTCGACCAGCAGGACCAGATCGAGCCCTACAGCACGGAGATCCTCTCCGGCACGCTGCGTGCCGTCGTCGGCACGCTGACCGTCGAGCAGATCATCCAGGATCGAGCATCCTTCGCGGCCCAGGTGCAGGAGGAGTCCGCGCACTCGATGAACAACCAGGGTCTGGTCATCGACACCTTCCAGATCTCCGCCGTCGAGGACGACGGCAGCTACCTGAAGGACTGGGGGCGCCCGCAGGCCGCCGAGGTCGCGAAGAACGCCGCCATCGCCGAGGCGAACGCCAGCCGTGCCTCGTCCGTCGAGGAGGCGCAGCAGAACGAGTCGACCCAGAAACAGCAGGCTCTGACCGATCAGGCCATCGCCGAACAGCAGCAGCAGCTTGCGCTGCGCCGTGCGGGACTGAAGGAAGAAGCCGACCAGCGTCAGGCGACAGCCGACAACGCCGGTCCGCTGGCGACGGCGGCGGAGAAGCAGAAACTGCTCGAACGCGACCGGGTGGTGGCGAAGGAAGCGGCAGAGCTGCGTGCCGAACAGCTCGATGCCGAGGTCCGGCGCCCCGCAGACGCGGAGAGGTACCGCCAGCAGGCGGCCGCCGATGCTCACGCCTACGAGATCGAAGCCCAGGGGCGCGCCGAGGCCGCGGCCGAGCTGCATCGTCGATCGAAGGACGCCGAGGCGGTTCGGCTCGAGGGCGAGGCCCAGGCCGATTCGATCAGGGCCCGCGGCGAGGCGGAGGCAGAGGCGCTTCAGGCTCAGGCCGAGGCCTACAAGAAGTTCAACGATGCGGCGGTGCTGTCGAAGGTCCTCGAGGCCCTGCCGAACATCGCCGGCGAACTCGTCGCTCCGTACGCGAACATCAAGGACCTCTCGATCGTGTCGACGGACGGAGAGTCCAAGCTCGCGAACTCGATGTCGAACAACCTCGCTCAGGTTCTCGAGGTTGTGCGCGGCACCACCGGCATCGATCTCGGCAACCTGGTCGACAAGGCCCAGGCCCAGGGCGGAGCGAAGAACTTCGGCGGGCCGGGGGACTTCGCAGGCTCCGATGACGGCACAGGTGCCGGCTCCGAGACAGCGTCGGAATCGGCCGACGTCGACGACGATCAGGTCGTCGAAGGCCAGATCTCCGAGCGATCGGGTTCCGCGGACCACGACGGACACCCGAGGCGCGGAAGCCGCTCCGGGCGCGGGGCGGCGTCGTCCGATCTGAAGGATCCCAACGCCTGGTCGCCCGAGAACTTCGATCCGACGACCTACTTCGATGAGAACGGCGACCTCGACCTGACCCATATCGGTGACGATGTGAAGAAGGCCACCGGGATCGACGTGCAGTCCTATATCGCGGACGCGCTGCGCCGTCGCGACGGAGGCGACGGTGGGGCCGATGGCCCGGACAGCCCCGGTTCGGGTGGCACCGGTTCGGACGGCACCGACGGCCCGAAGAACGGCGGCTCCGACAAGAAGTAA
- a CDS encoding cation diffusion facilitator family transporter: MAHDHSHASGSRRRLAIVFGIVLVIFIFQVIGSIVTGSLALLIDTGHNSVDLIGIGIALFAATLVRTPPRGQKTWGFRRAEVLAAGAQATLLLGLGVYSLIEGVRRFFVPPEVPGPELMLFGVVGLVGNIVSIIILSSSKEESLNLRAAFLEVIADALGSVAVILAAVSIWLFDWTRADAVAALFIAALIVPRAFSILRETGSILLELAPKELDLDKVKMHIEGVEHVQDVHDLHVTRIDSNLPVLTAHVVLADECFYDGHAPRILTDLQECLAEHFEIAIEHSTFQFDRAKDAAQETHTHS; the protein is encoded by the coding sequence ATGGCACACGACCACTCGCACGCATCAGGCTCGCGTCGCCGCTTGGCGATCGTCTTCGGCATCGTGCTGGTGATCTTCATCTTCCAGGTCATCGGTTCGATCGTGACAGGCAGCCTGGCGCTGCTGATCGACACCGGCCACAATTCCGTCGACCTCATCGGCATCGGCATCGCACTCTTCGCCGCCACTCTGGTCCGGACGCCTCCACGGGGGCAGAAGACCTGGGGGTTCCGCCGAGCCGAGGTTCTCGCCGCCGGGGCGCAGGCGACTCTGCTGCTGGGCCTGGGCGTCTACAGCCTGATCGAAGGGGTCCGCCGCTTCTTCGTCCCGCCCGAAGTCCCGGGCCCGGAGCTGATGCTCTTCGGCGTCGTCGGGCTTGTCGGCAACATCGTATCGATCATCATCCTCAGCTCGTCCAAAGAGGAGTCGCTCAACCTCAGAGCCGCATTCCTCGAAGTCATCGCCGATGCACTGGGGTCGGTCGCCGTCATCCTCGCTGCGGTGTCGATCTGGCTCTTCGACTGGACCCGTGCCGACGCGGTGGCGGCGCTGTTCATCGCGGCTCTGATCGTGCCCCGAGCGTTTTCCATCCTGCGGGAGACCGGCTCGATCCTGCTCGAACTCGCTCCGAAGGAGCTCGACCTCGACAAGGTCAAGATGCATATCGAAGGGGTCGAACACGTCCAGGACGTCCACGACCTCCACGTGACGCGCATCGACTCGAACCTGCCCGTACTCACCGCACACGTGGTCCTCGCCGACGAATGCTTCTACGACGGTCACGCCCCGCGGATACTCACGGACCTCCAGGAATGTCTGGCCGAGCACTTCGAGATCGCCATCGAACACTCGACCTTCCAGTTCGACCGGGCGAAGGACGCGGCCCAGGAGACGCACACCCACAGCTGA
- the menC gene encoding o-succinylbenzoate synthase, with amino-acid sequence MKLKSVTLHQVSIPLVTPFETSFMRETEKDCYLVEAVFDTPKGEITGWGESVAMIAPLYSSEYVASGIDVTKRWLAPILFDVDDLTAETVSWHLRHVIGHPMAKSALEMAVIEAQLKLNDQSFKGYLGGVVDSVPSGVSVGIQHSVEETVRVIGGYLEDGYARIKLKIKPGKDVAEIAAVRKAFGDDFGFQVDANAAYTLVDASHLRRLDDYGLLLIEQPLGEADIRQHGELAKLMETPMCLDESIDSAEAAADAISMGAAAVINIKPGRVGGFIEAKKIHDLCAAHGVAVWHGGMVETGLGRAANAALASLPGFSLPGDISGSNRFFHEDITEEIVMHDGKVDVPTGVGFGVSIDPAKLEMFRTDSLTILPHS; translated from the coding sequence ATGAAGCTCAAGTCGGTCACACTCCACCAGGTATCGATCCCACTGGTCACTCCGTTCGAGACCTCGTTCATGCGGGAGACCGAGAAGGACTGCTACCTCGTCGAGGCAGTCTTCGACACCCCCAAGGGTGAGATCACCGGTTGGGGAGAGTCCGTGGCGATGATCGCTCCGCTCTACTCGTCGGAGTACGTCGCCTCCGGAATCGACGTCACGAAGCGCTGGCTGGCGCCGATCCTCTTCGACGTCGACGACCTCACTGCGGAGACCGTGTCCTGGCATCTGCGCCATGTGATCGGCCACCCGATGGCGAAGTCTGCATTGGAGATGGCGGTCATCGAGGCCCAACTCAAACTCAACGACCAGTCCTTCAAAGGCTATCTGGGCGGCGTCGTCGACTCCGTGCCCTCGGGCGTATCCGTGGGCATCCAGCACTCCGTCGAAGAGACCGTCCGGGTCATCGGCGGCTACCTGGAGGACGGCTACGCCCGCATCAAGCTCAAGATCAAACCGGGCAAGGACGTCGCTGAGATCGCTGCCGTGCGCAAGGCCTTCGGCGATGACTTCGGGTTCCAGGTCGATGCCAATGCCGCCTACACCCTTGTCGACGCCTCCCACCTGCGCAGGCTCGACGACTACGGCCTGCTGCTCATCGAACAGCCCCTGGGCGAGGCCGACATCCGCCAGCACGGGGAGTTGGCGAAGCTGATGGAGACGCCGATGTGCCTGGACGAGTCGATCGACTCCGCCGAGGCGGCCGCTGATGCGATCTCCATGGGCGCGGCGGCGGTCATCAACATCAAGCCCGGACGGGTGGGCGGCTTCATCGAGGCGAAGAAGATCCATGATCTGTGCGCCGCCCACGGTGTGGCCGTCTGGCACGGCGGCATGGTCGAGACCGGCCTCGGCCGAGCCGCCAATGCCGCCCTCGCATCGCTTCCCGGTTTCAGCCTGCCCGGAGACATCTCGGGATCCAACCGCTTCTTCCACGAAGACATCACCGAAGAGATCGTCATGCACGACGGCAAGGTCGACGTGCCCACGGGCGTCGGCTTCGGCGTCTCGATCGATCCCGCGAAGCTCGAGATGTTCCGCACCGACTCGCTCACGATCCTGCCCCACAGCTGA
- a CDS encoding FkbM family methyltransferase, which translates to MNDYLQSLKGRKQKWFGLKLPVKTALAQPFLHPMLRTLAPHISGIRIGRLPAPIGLTEVRGRAGGGNFYLVDPFRCEIAKEFYWGKGRRTEEEDAFALDLMVELSRDADVFVDIGAYTGVFTMAVLAANPDAIAHSFEIIPAVVTGLERNIARNRLGDRVTVHPTGVGRPGTTMQVPTGDGGSALPSFYSTGMDFDSGAEVRFTSLDELLPDLPPGRPTVTVKIDVEGAENDVLDDGRELLDTLRPDILCEVLDDRARPEQLMHVLDRFDYHYYLVGGDHLVARDEIVPDPHLRDWLFTTKNPEDMRVAGYPIR; encoded by the coding sequence GTGAACGACTACCTGCAGTCCCTCAAAGGCCGGAAGCAGAAGTGGTTCGGACTCAAGCTGCCCGTCAAGACTGCACTCGCTCAGCCGTTCCTCCATCCGATGCTGAGGACGCTCGCCCCGCACATCAGCGGCATCAGGATCGGCAGGCTGCCCGCCCCGATCGGCCTCACCGAGGTGCGCGGTCGTGCCGGAGGCGGAAACTTCTACCTCGTCGATCCGTTCCGCTGCGAGATCGCCAAGGAATTCTACTGGGGCAAGGGGCGTCGGACGGAGGAAGAGGACGCCTTCGCGCTCGACCTCATGGTCGAACTCAGCCGCGACGCCGACGTGTTCGTCGACATCGGCGCCTATACCGGGGTCTTCACGATGGCGGTGCTGGCCGCGAATCCGGACGCGATCGCGCATTCCTTCGAAATCATCCCCGCCGTCGTCACCGGGCTGGAGCGCAACATCGCCCGCAACCGCCTCGGCGATCGGGTCACCGTCCATCCGACGGGTGTCGGCAGGCCCGGCACCACGATGCAGGTGCCCACCGGTGACGGGGGATCGGCGCTGCCGTCGTTCTACTCGACGGGAATGGACTTCGACTCCGGCGCCGAGGTGCGCTTCACCTCACTCGACGAACTCCTTCCGGACCTGCCGCCTGGCCGTCCGACGGTGACCGTGAAGATCGATGTCGAGGGGGCGGAGAACGACGTCCTCGACGACGGTCGGGAGCTGTTGGACACGCTCCGGCCCGATATCCTGTGTGAGGTCCTCGACGACCGGGCACGGCCCGAGCAGCTGATGCACGTGCTCGACCGCTTCGACTACCACTACTACCTCGTCGGCGGTGACCATCTCGTCGCCCGTGACGAGATCGTGCCCGACCCGCATCTGCGCGATTGGCTCTTCACGACGAAGAACCCGGAGGACATGCGGGTCGCGGGCTATCCGATCAGGTGA
- a CDS encoding M20 family metallopeptidase: MTTSQSSALQSADLVSKATERLPLILDDIERVITKETPSHDKEAVAAGAQDFVELLNERLGAAAEVVTIDGTAHVRLRFGSGPARVVLLNHQDTVWPHGTLDRKPFSTDDGLLRGPGSFDMLTGAIMSVHATAIVAEHLGAGGLDGLSILVTGDEEIGSVSSSDLIRAEAAEAKAVYVMEASAGGALKLERKGTSDYTLVFTGRASHAGLEPEKGINAGMALALHLPLVADLADASAGTSVVPTVISAGTTTNTVPAEARVDVDVRARTAAELDRVDAAIRELATRPQLEGSTVEVIGGINRPPFERERSAALFERATALSADLGLPVPEGVSVGGASDGNFTAGDGIATLDGLGAVGDGAHAEHEHAVIDEIAPRTALLAALIADQLQG; the protein is encoded by the coding sequence ATGACCACCTCTCAGTCCTCAGCTCTCCAGTCCGCAGATCTCGTCTCGAAGGCCACCGAGCGTCTTCCTCTCATCCTCGATGACATCGAACGCGTCATCACGAAGGAGACTCCCTCGCACGACAAGGAAGCCGTGGCCGCCGGCGCCCAGGACTTCGTCGAGCTTCTGAACGAACGCCTCGGTGCCGCGGCCGAGGTCGTCACCATCGACGGCACCGCGCATGTGCGGCTGCGCTTCGGCTCGGGACCGGCCCGCGTCGTCCTCCTCAACCATCAGGACACCGTGTGGCCGCACGGGACCCTCGACCGCAAACCCTTCTCCACCGACGACGGCCTCCTGCGCGGGCCGGGCAGCTTCGACATGCTCACCGGGGCGATCATGAGTGTGCATGCGACCGCGATCGTCGCTGAGCACCTCGGCGCCGGCGGGCTCGATGGTCTGTCGATCCTCGTCACCGGCGATGAGGAGATCGGGTCGGTTTCGTCCTCCGATCTCATCCGCGCCGAGGCGGCCGAGGCGAAGGCCGTGTATGTGATGGAGGCGAGCGCCGGCGGTGCGCTCAAACTCGAACGCAAGGGCACGAGCGACTACACCCTCGTGTTCACGGGCAGGGCCTCCCATGCCGGTCTCGAACCCGAGAAGGGGATCAACGCGGGCATGGCTCTGGCCCTGCACCTGCCCCTGGTCGCGGATCTCGCCGACGCGTCAGCGGGCACCTCCGTGGTCCCGACCGTGATCAGTGCGGGCACCACGACGAACACCGTCCCCGCCGAGGCGCGCGTCGATGTCGACGTCCGTGCCCGCACCGCCGCCGAACTCGACCGTGTGGACGCCGCCATCCGTGAGCTCGCCACCCGCCCGCAGCTCGAGGGATCGACGGTCGAGGTCATCGGCGGAATCAACCGGCCGCCGTTCGAGCGTGAGCGGTCGGCCGCGCTGTTCGAGCGCGCCACCGCCCTGTCTGCCGATCTCGGCCTGCCCGTACCTGAGGGCGTGTCCGTGGGCGGCGCCTCGGACGGCAACTTCACCGCCGGGGACGGCATCGCGACGCTTGACGGGCTCGGCGCTGTGGGCGACGGCGCCCACGCCGAACACGAACACGCCGTCATCGATGAGATCGCCCCGCGCACGGCGCTGCTCGCTGCCCTCATCGCCGATCAGCTGCAGGGCTGA